One stretch of Corvus moneduloides isolate bCorMon1 chromosome 16, bCorMon1.pri, whole genome shotgun sequence DNA includes these proteins:
- the LOC116452160 gene encoding noggin-2-like yields the protein MTAIRALLLCLCLGLPAGGQPFLRLRPSPSDNLPVKDIVEHPDPEYDPKEQDLDERTLRKKLGSHFDPGFMAVAVPGPANASGAAAAAGRGRAALPAELRRLELGPPRGPRLRLGKKARRKVLQWLWAHTHCPVLYAWKDLGVRFWPRYIKEGNCLAEKSCSLPEGMFCKPVKSVTKTFLRWHCQGWSSQKYCTWIPVQYPLISECKCSC from the coding sequence ATGACGGCGATCCGGgcgctgctgctctgcctctgcctggggCTGCCGGCGGGCGGGCAGCCCTTCCTGCGCCTGCGACCCTCACCCAGCGACAACCTGCCCGTCAAGGACATCGTGGAGCACCCAGACCCCGAGTACGACCCCAAGGAGCAGGATCTGGACGAGAGGACGCTGAGGAAGAAGCTGGGCAGCCATTTCGACCCCGGCTTCATGGCCGTGGCCGTGCCGGGGCCGGCCAACGCCTCGggcgccgcggcggcggcggggcgggggcgggcggcgctgcCGGCCGAGCTGCggcggctggagctggggccgCCCCGGGGCCCGCGCCTGCGGCTGGGCAAGAAGGCGCGGCGGAAGGtgctgcagtggctgtgggCGCACACCCACTGCCCCGTCCTCTACGCCtggaaggacctgggggtgcgCTTCTGGCCGCGCTACATCAAGGAAGGCAACTGCCTGGCCGAGAAGTCCTGCTCGCTGCCCGAGGGCATGTTCTGCAAGCCCGTCAAGTCGGTCACCAAGACCTTCCTgcgctggcactgccagggctggtcCAGTCAGAAGTACTGCACCTGGATCCCCGTGCAGTACCCGCTCATCTCCGAGTGCAAGTGCTCCTGCTAA